A single genomic interval of Helianthus annuus cultivar XRQ/B chromosome 13, HanXRQr2.0-SUNRISE, whole genome shotgun sequence harbors:
- the LOC110900587 gene encoding uncharacterized protein LOC110900587, translated as MALMSSHIWSILTNRKSLWVDWVHSYRLKGKSFWECRIPSSCCWSWRKLLHLRPIIRKFIWTEIGNGSTTSAWFDSWCKLGPLNAFISPRIIANAGFDMGSKVSDIYSSNSWNWPNDWRVSFPVLNQLDQLILVPNKPDKLRWRHGDNLFEFSSSRAWESIRIQAGEVDWSRIVWFPQCIPRHAFLMWLIMRQKLLTQDRILSWDFSRRKNMNMMCCLLCYANHDSHSHLFFECKYSSQVWHKVRQKVGMVAVQPIWNDITNWLIEHSKPNTAVGFVARLVVAASAYFIWQERNSRLFKNQLRPPETLSEIVLQQVRYKLMGAKLKNCVNVRRLLEEWGIEGSGVLAMAAG; from the coding sequence ATGGCTCTCATGTCATCTCATATTTGGAGTATTCTTACGAATCGTAAATCTTTGTGGGTTGATTGGGTCCACTCTTATAGGCTTAAAGGTAAGAGTTTTTGGGAGTGTAGAATCCCTTCTTCGTGTTGCTGGTCTTGGAGAAAGCTGCTTCACCTTCGGCCGATTATTAGGAAGTTTATATGGACCGAGATTGGCAATGGGTCGACTACTTCTGCTTGGTTTGATTCGTGGTGTAAGTTAGGGCCTTTAAATGCTTTTATTTCGCCTAGAATCATTGCTAACGCGGGGTTTGATATGGGTTCTAAAGTGTCGGATATTTATTCCTCTAATTCATGGAATTGGCCGAATGATTGGAGGGTCTCGTTTCCGGTTCTTAATCAACTTGATCAGCTGATTTTGGTGCCGAATAAACCGGACAAGCTTAGGTGGCGGCATGGTGACAATTTGTTTGAATTTTCTTCTTCGCGTGCTTGGGAGTCGATTCGTATTCAGGCCGGGGAGGTTGATTGGAGCCGTATTGTCTGGTTCCCTCAATGCATCCCCCGTCATGCATTTTTAATGTGGCTTATCATGAGGCAGAAGTTGTTAACTCAGGATAGAATCTTGTCATGGGATTTTTCGCGTAGGAAGAATATGAATATGATGTGCTGTTTGCTTTGTTATGCCAACCACGACTCGCATAGCCACCTTTTCTTTGAATGCAAATACTCATCTCAGGTGTGGCATAAAGTTAGGCAGAAAGTTGGTATGGTCGCGGTTCAACCTATATGGAACGACATTACTAACTGGTTGATTGAGCATTCTAAACCAAATACGGCTGTTGGGTTCGTTGCTAGATTGGTTGTGGCGGCTTCTGCTTATTTTATTTGGCAGGAGCGTAATTCGAGGTTATTCAAGAACCAATTGCGGCCTCCGGAGACTTTAAGTGAAATTGTTCTTCAACAGGTTCGGTACAAGTTGATGGGAGCGAAGCTGAAGAATTGTGTTAATGTCCGAAGGCTTCTTGAGGAATGGGGTATTGAGGGCTCAGGTGTTTTGGCGATGGCAGCTGGTTAA
- the LOC110900588 gene encoding uncharacterized protein LOC110900588, with amino-acid sequence MISLAVWNVRGLNRPLKQNEVRQVVKNNKLSLCAILESHVDMDNLRKVCNVVFRRWDWISNGSCCNKGARIILGWDPVEVDVMVLAQSAQVLHVQINCKDNKRIFFCSLVYAANYYVHRQELWQNLRVHKAFIHDKPWVIMGDFNSALNLEDRSIGSSSVSPGMRDFNNCVKDIEVFDIKRTGFQYTWTQKPKKGVGLLKKIDRIMGNVPFVSSFPQSVAEFKPYGVSDLCPCVLKLFSAEKPKPRPFKFANFLVHKQGFLDIVMAKWNINVDGVHQFRVVKKLSLMKSSLRALLYKQGNLHEKVVNARGKLEDIQRAIDKDPVNESLRSQEASVLRVMRRGS; translated from the coding sequence ATGATTAGTCTGGCTGTTTGGAATGTTAGGGGCTTGAACCGGCCTCTTAAACAGAATGAGGTTCGTCAGGTTGTTAAAAACAATAAGCTTAGTTTGTGTGCTATTTTAGAATCTCATGTCGACATGGATAATCTTCGTAAAGTCTGTAATGTTGTCTTTAGAAGGTGGGACTGGATTTCTAATGGGAGTTGTTGTAATAAGGGTGCTCGTATTATCTTGGGTTGGGATCCGGTGGAGGTGGATGTTATGGTTCTTGCTCAGTCGGCTCAAGTTTTACACGTCCAAATTAATTGTAAAGACAATAAGAGAATTTTTTTCTGTTCGCTGGTTTATGCAGCAAATTATTATGTTCACCGTCAAGAACTTTGGCAGAATCTTCGTGTGCACAAGGCTTTCATTCATGACAAACCATGGGTCATAATGGGAGACTTCAATTCTGCACTCAATCTTGAAGATAGGTCGATTGGTAGCTCCTCTGTCTCTCCTGGTATGCGTGATTTCAATAACTGTGTTAAGGATATTGAGGTTTTTGATATTAAGCGAACGGGTTTTCAATACACATGGACTCAAAAACCTAAAAAGGGTGTCGGGTTACTAAAGAAGATTGATAGAATTATGGGTAATGTTCCTTTCGTTTCTTCTTTTCCCCAATCGGTTGCTGAATTTAAGCCTTATGGAGTTTCGGACCTTTGTCCGTGTGTTTTGAAATTGTTCTCGGCTGAGAAGCCCAAACCGAGACCTTTCAAGTTCGCAAACTTTTTGGTGCACAAACAAGGATTTTTAGATATTGTTATGGCGAAGTGGAATATCAACGTTGATGGGGTTCACCAGTTCCGAGTTGTTAAGAAACTGTCTCTTATGAAGTCTTCTCTTCGTGCTCTTTTATATAAGCAAGGGAACCTACATGAAAAGGTTGTGAATGCTAGAGGTAAGCTTGAGGATATCCAGCGTGCTATAGACAAGGACCCGGTAAATGAGTCGTTACGTTCTCAAGAGGCTTCGGTGCTTCGTGTGATGAGGAGAGGTTCCTAA
- the LOC110900589 gene encoding uncharacterized protein LOC110900589 — protein sequence MVSLASWNIRGLNRPLKQMEVRQIVKDSNLSLCAILESHVGIDKLGKVCKSVFRSWDWTSNGACCNKGTRIIVGWNPGIFDVMVLFQSSQVMHLQIYFKLDRRIIFCSIVYAANYYVTRRELWRHLTMHKAAVGNNPWVIFGDFNSALNMEDNSMGSSSVSVGMKEFRDCVDSMEMFDINKSGLHFTWSQKPKEGTGLLKKIDRILGNTPFVTAYPNSVAIFHPYRISDHCPCILKIPEAGKLVDGVFQFQVVKRLRLLKSPFRALLYKQGNLHKKVEALRASLDIIQQRIDLDPFNSDLRAEEAGLNRDFQAAALDEERFLKQKSKVDWLTAGDMNSAYFHSSLKVRNHYSRIDIITDSQGVVHENDAVPHAFVSHYENFLGSQGDILLEFPCNF from the exons ATGGTTAGTCTTGCTTCTTGGAAtataagggggttgaaccgccctctgAAACAAATGGAGGTTCGTCAGATTGTAAAGGATTCAAATTTAAGTTTATGTGCTATTTTGGAATCTCATGTCGGTATTGATAAGCTGGGAAAGGTTTGTAAGTCGGTTTTCCGTTCGTGGGATTGGACTTCCAATGGTGCTTGTTGTAATAAGGGTACCAGAATTATTGTTGGTTGGAATCCAGGTATCTTCGATGTTATGGTTCTTTTTCAGTCCTCCCAAGTTATGCATCTCCAGATTTATTTCAAGTTAGATAGGAGAATTATTTTCTGTTCGATAGTATATGCGGCCAATTATTATGTCACGCGTAGAGAATTATGGCGTCATTTAACCATGCATAAAGCGGCTGTCGGTAATAATCCTTGGGTTATTTTTGGAGACTTTAATTCAGCTTTGAACATGGAGGATAATTCTATGGGGTCCTCATCCGTTTCAGTTGGAATGAAAGAATTTCGGGATTGTGTTGACTCGATGGAGATGTTCGATATTAATAAATCTGGTCTTCACTTTACGTGGAGTCAGAAGCCGAAGGAGGGAACTGGTTTGTTGAAAAAGATTGATCGCATTCTAGGAAATACACCGTTTGTCACGGCCTACCCGAATTCTGTTGCTATTTTTCACCCGTATAGAATTTCCGATCACTGCCCGTGTATTCTAAAAATCCCAGAAGCTGGTAAGCT AGTGGATGGAGTTTTCCAGTTTCAAGTTGTTAAACGGCTCCGCCTGCTTAAAAGTCCTTTTCGAGCTCTTTTGTACAAACAAGGTAATCTTCATAAGAAAGTGGAGGCGCTTCGTGCAAGTCTAGATATTATTCAGCAACGTATTGATTTGGATCCATTTAATTCGGATCTCCGGGCTGAAGAAGCTGGGCTGAACCGTGATTTTCAGGCTGCTGCTCTTGATGAGGAGCGATTTCTTAAGCAAAAATCCAAAGTGGATTGGTTGACAGCTGGGGATATGAATTCAGCTTATTTTCACTCGTCCTTGAAGGTTCGGAATCATTATAGCCGTATTGACATTATTACGGATTCTCAAGGGGTTGTCCATGAAAATGATGCTGTTCCTCATGCTTTTGTTTCTCACTATGAAAATTTCTTGGGGTCCCAAGGTGATATTTTGTTGGAATTTCCgtgtaacttttag